A portion of the Acidobacteriota bacterium genome contains these proteins:
- a CDS encoding DUF1972 domain-containing protein, with translation MTRRLRILGSRGIPNRHGGFEACAQHLAPWLVERGWDVTVYCQEDPGTQRRRTSWRGVTLEHVPVPYKGARGSLLFDAITTRDAAAHDDLVLTLGFNTAV, from the coding sequence ATGACCAGGCGCCTGCGCATCCTCGGATCGCGGGGCATCCCGAACAGGCACGGCGGGTTCGAGGCCTGCGCGCAGCACCTGGCACCGTGGCTCGTCGAGCGCGGCTGGGACGTGACCGTCTATTGTCAGGAGGATCCCGGCACGCAGCGCCGTCGGACTTCATGGCGCGGCGTGACGCTCGAACACGTGCCCGTGCCGTACAAGGGCGCGCGCGGCAGCCTTCTGTTCGACGCCATCACCACGCGTGACGCCGCGGCGCACGACGACCTGGTGCTCACGCTAGGCTTCAACACCGCCGTG
- a CDS encoding class I SAM-dependent methyltransferase, producing MSAVLARAPHPRVVEAGCGARSHLTYPASARVTGIDILRTQLRRNAGSALAQGDVARLPIATGAADVVVCWDVLEHLPAPDTAIREIARVLRPGGLAVLALPNILSLKGLVTRFTPWRFHVWVYRRVLGDASVGTDAFDQFPTTLSLVLRPARLRRTAKSIGLRVTDLRLYEGPVPVHLRRRYRAADVALSCVSLVTRLVSAGRYDATLSDVILVLAKPDEAIS from the coding sequence GTGTCCGCCGTGCTCGCGCGCGCGCCGCACCCGCGCGTCGTCGAAGCCGGCTGCGGCGCACGATCGCACCTCACCTACCCTGCGTCGGCGCGCGTGACGGGCATCGACATCCTCCGCACGCAGTTGCGGCGCAACGCCGGATCGGCGCTGGCGCAGGGCGACGTGGCGAGACTGCCCATCGCCACCGGCGCGGCAGACGTCGTGGTGTGCTGGGACGTGCTCGAACACCTGCCGGCTCCAGACACCGCCATACGCGAGATCGCCCGCGTGCTGCGCCCTGGAGGTCTGGCCGTCCTCGCCCTGCCCAACATCCTGTCGCTCAAGGGCCTGGTCACGCGCTTCACGCCGTGGCGCTTCCACGTGTGGGTGTATCGCCGCGTGCTCGGCGATGCGTCAGTGGGAACCGACGCGTTCGACCAGTTCCCCACCACGCTGTCGCTCGTGCTGCGGCCGGCGCGACTGCGGCGCACGGCTAAAAGTATCGGCTTGCGCGTAACGGACCTGCGCCTCTATGAAGGTCCGGTACCCGTACACCTCAGGCGCAGGTACCGTGCCGCCGACGTCGCGCTCTCGTGCGTCTCGCTGGTCACCCGCCTGGTCTCGGCTGGCCGCTACGACGCCACGCTCTCCGACGTCATCCTCGTCCTGGCCAAGCCCGACGAGGCGATCTCATGA
- a CDS encoding sugar transferase — MIAERARLVNGAYVVSDALATVLALALAYTLRGVVPGDSMPFLSGQLPPFAWYLPVLACVILVWPLVFYAFGLYGRQGRTLSSETSVILSGIAISGLILIAFIFTARQVFISRPVIVAFLLFDFVLVVGLRRLVRAWLMGGGGPRRILVAGGAEEAAATAVLINAHRDWGLDVAGLVTDGRWDDAPGSAFPVVGTYGDLFRLVQEQHVAEVVIAPATGQLADLRAIAGIISLLEEQGTVVRLAMNFLPRSTSRLSFDQLGDEFPLLTFSPTPGSEVRLAVRRVADVVIAAALLVVLSPLLAAIAIGVKLASTGPVLFRQTRCGLHGQRFMFLKFRTMANDAEQLKPLLEPFNEMDGPAFKMTNDPRVFPFGRFLRRTSLDELPQLWNILLGDMSFVGPRPSVVEEVEQYEPWQRRRLSMKPGLTCLWQISGRNDLTFDEWMRLDLEYIDNWSLWLDIKIAVKTIPAVLLGRGAR, encoded by the coding sequence GTGATTGCCGAACGCGCGCGCCTGGTCAACGGCGCCTACGTCGTCAGCGATGCGCTTGCCACGGTGCTGGCGCTGGCGCTGGCCTACACGCTGCGTGGGGTCGTTCCCGGCGACAGCATGCCGTTCCTGTCCGGCCAACTGCCACCCTTTGCGTGGTACCTGCCGGTCCTTGCCTGCGTGATCCTGGTCTGGCCGCTGGTGTTCTATGCCTTCGGCCTCTACGGCCGCCAGGGGCGCACGCTCAGCAGCGAGACGTCGGTCATCCTGAGCGGCATCGCGATCTCGGGCCTGATCCTCATCGCGTTCATCTTCACCGCGCGGCAGGTCTTCATCAGCCGCCCCGTCATCGTCGCGTTCCTGCTGTTCGACTTCGTGCTGGTGGTGGGCCTGCGCCGGCTGGTGCGGGCATGGCTCATGGGCGGCGGCGGACCGCGCCGCATTCTCGTGGCCGGCGGCGCCGAGGAAGCCGCGGCGACGGCGGTCCTGATCAACGCGCATCGCGACTGGGGTCTCGACGTCGCGGGTCTGGTCACCGACGGGCGATGGGACGATGCGCCGGGTTCGGCGTTCCCGGTGGTGGGCACGTACGGCGATCTGTTCCGGCTCGTGCAGGAACAGCACGTCGCCGAAGTCGTGATCGCACCCGCCACAGGGCAGCTCGCCGATCTGCGTGCCATCGCGGGCATCATCTCGCTGCTCGAAGAGCAGGGGACCGTGGTGCGCCTGGCGATGAACTTCCTGCCGCGATCGACTTCGCGTCTCAGCTTCGATCAGCTCGGCGACGAGTTCCCGCTGCTCACGTTCTCCCCCACGCCAGGCAGTGAAGTCCGGCTGGCCGTGCGGCGCGTGGCCGACGTCGTCATCGCCGCAGCGCTACTCGTGGTGCTGAGCCCACTGCTGGCGGCGATCGCGATCGGCGTGAAGCTGGCCTCGACGGGACCGGTGCTGTTCCGGCAAACGCGCTGCGGCCTGCACGGGCAACGTTTCATGTTCCTCAAGTTCCGCACGATGGCCAACGACGCGGAGCAGCTCAAGCCGTTGCTCGAACCGTTCAACGAGATGGACGGACCGGCGTTCAAGATGACCAACGACCCGCGCGTGTTCCCGTTCGGCAGGTTCCTGCGCCGCACGAGCCTCGACGAGCTCCCGCAGCTCTGGAACATCCTGCTCGGCGACATGAGCTTCGTCGGACCGCGGCCATCGGTAGTCGAAGAAGTGGAACAGTACGAGCCCTGGCAGCGCCGGCGCCTCAGCATGAAGCCGGGCCTCACCTGCCTGTGGCAGATCAGCGGCCGCAACGATCTCACGTTCGACGAGTGGATGCGGCTGGATCTCGAGTACATCGACAACTGGTCGCTGTGGCTCGACATCAAGATCGCCGTCAAGACCATCCCCGCCGTGCTCCTGGGCCGCGGCGCCCGGTAG